The following are encoded together in the Daucus carota subsp. sativus chromosome 5, DH1 v3.0, whole genome shotgun sequence genome:
- the LOC108220000 gene encoding heavy metal-associated isoprenylated plant protein 7, producing MGEEGKKLEEKKEEEKPMKTEESEKKEEEKPVKAEENEKKAEEAPKEPPPPPPPQEIVLRVYMHCEGCAKKVRRCLKGFDGVEDVKTDCKTHKVVVKGEKADPLKVLARVQNKSHRQVELLSPIPPPPAEPKKPEEKEIPKPPEKKEEPPVITVVLKVHMHCEACAQEIKKRIERMKGVENADPDLKGSQVTVKGVFDPLKLVEHVYRKTGKHAIVVKQEPEKKKEDVKVNEEAKEEKKGDEGGDKDGKKAGEPAAPEAPEDGKEKKEEGGDKEAAKPEETAPPAEKEEAKMEVMELKKNEFYYYYPPQNYQIYPPRVATEMYAYPPAPQIFSDENPNACSVM from the exons ATGGGGGAG GAAGGAAAGAAGCTAGAGgagaagaaagaggaggagAAACCGATGAAAACGGAGGAAAGTgagaagaaagaggaggagAAACCGGTGAAAGCGGAGGAGAATGAGAAGAAAGCGGAGGAAGCACCGAAGGAGCCACCGCCACCTCCGCCACCCCAAGAAATCGTGCTTAGAGTTTACATGCATTGTGAGGGGTGTGCTAAGAAAGTCCGGAGATGTCTCAAGGGCTTTGATG GTGTTGAAGATGTGAAGACTGACTGCAAGACTCATAAGGTTGTGGTGAAGGGAGAAAAGGCAGATCCGCTTAAAGTACTGGCTAGGGTTCAGAACAAGAGCCACCGTCAAGTGGAGCTGCTCTCTCCGATCCCTCCACCGCCGGCAGAGCCTAAAAAGCCCGAGGAGAAAGAAATTCCCAAACCCCCAGAGAAAAAAGAAGAG CCTCCGGTGATCACAGTGGTGTTAAAAGTCCACATGCATTGTGAGGCTTGTGCTCAGGAGATCAAGAAACGAATTGAGCGAATGAAAG GGGTTGAGAATGCAGACCCGGATCTCAAAGGCTCGCAAGTGACGGTTAAAGGAGTATTCGACCCCTTGAAATTGGTTGAACATGTGTACAGAAAAACCGGAAAGCATGCAATTGTTGTGAAGCAAGAGCCTGAGAAAAAGAAGGAAGATGTGAAGGTAAATGAGGAAGCTAAAGAAGAGAAAAAAGGTGATGAGGGTGGTGACAAGGACGGAAAGAAAGCCGGAGAACCAGCAGCTCCAGAAGCACCCGAAGATGGAAAAGAGAAGAAGGAAGAAGGCGGGGACAAAGAGGCGGCAAAGCCAGAGGAAACTGCGCCACCGGCAGAGAAAGAAGAGGCCAAAATGGAGGTAATGGAGCTGAAGAAGAATGAGTTTTACTATTACTACCCTCCACAGAATTACCAAATTTACCCTCCAAGGGTGGCCACTGAAATGTATGCTTACCCCCCAGCACCACAAATATTCAGTGATGAGAACCCTAATGCATGCTCTGTTATGTAA
- the LOC108219973 gene encoding SUMO-activating enzyme subunit 1A encodes MKGEELTEQETALYDRQIRVWGVDAQRRLSKSHILVSGLRGTAIEFCKNIVLAGVGSVALNDDRPVTEEALTANFLIPSDGERVVGKSVAEICSESLKDFNPMVRVSVEKGDISCQSVDFFDKFDVVVVCCYSLAAKRMVNEKCRKLSKHVAFYTVDCRDSCGEIFVDLRNHAYTKKKLDETMECQIHYPSFEESISVPWSSLPKRLSKLYFAMRVIERFEDVENRRHGETTIADLADVLKLRTELCQANSVNESQVPDSLLERLIAGPSEFPPVCAIIGGILGQEVIKAISGKGDPIKNFFFFDAADGKGVIEDILSNP; translated from the exons ATGAAGGGCGAGGAGTTGACAGAGCAAGAAACTGCGCTTTATGATCGTCAAATTAGGGTTTGGGGGGTTGACGCTCAGCGAAG GCTCAGCAAGTCGCATATACTAGTGAGTGGGCTTAGAGGGACTGCAATTgag TTCTGCAAGAATATTGTTTTAGCGGGTGTGGGAAGTGTGGCGTTGAATGACGATAGGCCGGTTACTGAAGAGGCTTTGACGGCTAATTTTTTGATTCCTTCGGACGGGGAGAGGGTTGTCGGGAAATCTGTGGCTGAGATTTGTTCGGAGTCGTTGAAGGATTTTAATCCTATGGTTCGCGTTTCTGTGGAAAAAG GTGATATATCTTGCCAGAGCGTGGATTTCTTTGACAAGTTTGATGTTGTCGTTGTGTGTTGTTACTCCCTTGCAGCAAAG AGAATGGTCAATGAAAAGTGTCGCAAGTTATCAAAGCATGTTGCGTTTTACACCGTAGATTGCAGAGACTCATGTGGTGAAATATTTGTTGATTTGCGGAATCATGCCTATACCAAG AAAAAACTTGATGAAACGATGGAGTGCCAAATACATTATCCCAGTTTTGAG GAATCTATTTCAGTACCATGGAGTTCTCTTCCTAAGAGACTTTCGAAGTTGTACTTCGCAATGAGAG TGATTGAAAGGTTTGAAGATGTTGAGAATCGTCGGCATGGAGAAACTACAATTGCGGACCTTGCTGATGTTCTCAAGTTGAGAACTGAACTATGTCAAGCGAAT TCGGTGAATGAATCACAGGTTCCTGATTCTCTTTTGGAAAGATTGATAGCCGGTCCTAGTGAATTTCCTCCCGTGTGTGCTATCATTGGAGGAATTCTTGGGCAG GAAGTGATCAAGGCAATATCAGGTAAGGGTGATCCTATAaagaatttcttcttttttgatgCTGCGGACGGCAAAGGCGTGATAGAAGACATATTAAGCAACCCATAA
- the LOC108219845 gene encoding F-box/LRR-repeat protein At5g63520, giving the protein MGDRSRKTITTIDAIGDDLFRNILNRLPAVHFASAACVSRSWHRVCDSILSTPKLASALSLNPSIQDAVEEVCSKVFAEPIRPHFAIVAIGQSFEMHVALRLITKKLGSGIPIICTAAFGLMGRDVATNSFKEIPQWGEEEEDDFFNNGYMYDPSVYADPEFWDRPKTPSNPAVLLTVGFLPGMKVAAVTMSQSKKDVPCVDEFVTNIRECSAIASGVTSPIAIMLFVGLGTYMDPVLEKLDCAMSPETAIVGDGSSVFLCGGNCVQQNSKYSVAGVGLLFMRDRDKPHGIGNIQFHVALSTGMSPIGPMYKAVSVREIRDKGTTWLTARREGSIDKLDGQSILHQIYDEMPGRIKYPSLCLGVLKRRKCFLGSSEMKWITSQVFHEVHGGDEAHLFVEGRGIKSGDPFRVFQSDSHKALSSLEKVCDKFRSLKQHSSSAVGSSSCLTPTLGNNDIIFGGIIFACIGRDDRFFNKYDVDSTPFVENFPGVPLAGLYCGNFELCRGDSSSYDQESGSYLSFAHSYSSVYFVMSYTPSGSGI; this is encoded by the exons ATGGGCGATCGGAGCAGAAAAACAATCACCACCATCGACGCAATCGGCGACGATCTTTTCCGTAACATTCTTAACAGACTCCCCGCCGTCCACTTCGCATCCGCAGCCTGCGTTAGCCGCTCGTGGCATCGTGTCTGCGATTCTATTCTCTCCACTCCCAAACTCGCCTCAGCGCTCTCTCTCAATCCTTCTATTCAG GATGCTGTTGAAGAGGTTTGCAGTAAGGTTTTTGCGGAACCGATACGGCCTCACTTTGCGATTGTTGCAATTGGGCAATCGTTTGAAATGCATGTTGCTCTACGACTA ATTACTAAGAAATTAGGATCTGGAATTCCGATCATCTGTACGGCAGCTTTTGGGTTAATGGGAAGGGATGTAGCTACAAATAGTTTCAAAGAG ATTCCACAGTGgggagaggaagaggaagatgatTTTTTCAATAATGGGTACATGTATGATCCAAGCGTTTATGCAGATCCTGAATTTTGGGACCGCCCCAAGACTCCAAGCAATCCAGCTGTTTTGTTGACTGTTGGGTTCTTGCCTGGAATGAAAGTTGCAGCAGTTACTATGTCACAATCAAAGAAG GATGTTCCATGTGTCGATGAATTCGTAACAAATATCAGGGAATGTTCAGCCATTGCTTCAGGTGTTACATCTCCCATTGCGATTATGTTATTCGTA GGTCTCGGAACCTACATGGATCCTGTTCTAGAGAAGCTTG ATTGTGCCATGTCCCCTGAAACTGCCATTGTCGGTGATGGGAGCAGTGTGTTCCTCTGTGGAGGTAACTGTGTACAGCAGAACTCCAAGTACTCTGTTGCGGGTGTTGGTCTATTATTTATGCGAGATCGAGATAAGCCTCATG GTATCGGTAATATACAATTTCATGTTGCATTGTCCACTGGTATGTCACCTATAGGCCCTATGTACAAGGCAGTTTCAGTAAGAGAGATTCGTGATAAGGGTACCACCTGGCTCACTGCAAGAAGAGAAGGATCCATCGACAAGCTTGATGGTCAATCAATTCTTCATCAAATTTATGATGAA ATGCCAGGTCGTATAAAGTATCCTTCTCTATGCTTGGGGGTTCTGAAACGAAGAAAATGCTTTTTAGGGTCGAGTGAAATGAAATGGATAACATCTCAAGTATTTCACGAAGTTCATGG GGGAGACGAGGCACATCTGTTTGTTGAAGGCCGTGGTATTAAAAGTGGAGATCCTTTTCGCGTGTTCCAGTCAGATTCCCATAAGGCTTTGTCTTCTCTTGAAAAAGTGTGTGACAAATTCAGAAGTTTGAAGCAACATAGTAGTAGTGCTGTGGGAAGCTCTTCTTGTCTCACACCCACCCTTGGTAAcaatgatataatctttggtgGTATCATCTTTGCGTGCATTGGTCGAGACGATagatttttcaataaatatgaCGTTGATAGCACCCCATTCGTGGAGAATTTTCCTGGGGTTCCGTTGGCTGGGTTGTATTGCGGCAACTTTGAATTATGCCGTGGTGATTCAAGCTCATATGATCAAGAATCTGGGTCTTACCTTAGTTTTGCACACTCATATAGTAGTGTTTATTTTGTCATGTCTTACACCCCATCTGGATCTGGAATATAG